Genomic window (Lujinxingia vulgaris):
AAGCCGCCCCGGCTGAAGCGGCCGAATAAGTCGGTCTTGCCGGACTGCCCCCGGGGCTTTTTTGCGCGCTTTAGCGCGGGGCAAGTCCGTTGCCGATCAGGGCGAAGGTCGCCTCGACCAGGCGATCGCGGTCGGGCTCATAGCCCACCGCGTAGGCGGCCTGCACCCCGTCGACCAGCGACTTGAGGGCGATAGCCGTGGCGCGCGCGTCGATCTGGCGCAGGTGCCCGTCGGCGATCGCCCGCTCCAGGATCGCGGTGAGGCGATCGATGTAAGCCTCCTGCAGCTCCAGCAGCATCTGGCGGATCGGCTCATCGCGCAGCGACATCTCTGCGGCGATCAGCATAAAGCGCGGCATTGTGGCGTCGGCGGCGAAGGCTTCGACGAAGTGGTCGCCCAGGCGCAGGAGCTGCGCCAGAAGATCGCCCTCCTCATCGACAACCTGATCCATAAACGCGGTGGCGCGGTCGAACTCCGCCTGTACCAGCGCCCGGAAGATCTCGCGCTTGGAGGGGAAGTGAAAATAAACCCCTCCCTTAGAGAGCTTTGCGGCGCGGGCGATGTCGTCCATTTTGGTGGCGAAGTAGCCCCGCTCCAGAAAGCAGGTGCGGGCGGCCGCCAGGATCTGGTCGGCGCGTTCGTCGGGGCTTTTGTGTTTGGTCACGCTCCGGCTCCTCATTAGGGCACTGCGGCGGGGGCGCCCGGGGTGAGCGCGGCTTTCTTTTATGCGCCGCGAGGCCCCCGGCGCAACCTCCACGTGTGCGAAAACCATGGTGAGGTCATCGGCCAGGTGCAGGCGTAAACCCGGCTGGCTTGAGCCGGAAAGTCTGTGTTAAGCTTCGGCGGTCAAAACGACGCGATCCTCACATCCGATGCCAGCCCGGGGCGAGTCTTGCCTCTGTCGGTCAGGCGCAACGTTTCACCCGAAGAGATGTCAGTGAGTCAGCGGACCGAGACGACGACCGATTCTGCCGATTCCCGGGGTCATGACGTCGACCATCAAGCGTGTTTGTACCCGGCCGGCTGTGCCGGTGAGCGATTCGATCTTGAGCGCGTAGGCAACATCTGTGGCTGAGAGCAACCGCGAGTGGACAAAGTTCGGGCGCTACGCCCTCCTGCAGAAGATCGGCGCGGGGGGCATGGCCGAGATCTATCGCGCCAAAACCTTCGGGGCGGCGGGCTTTGAGAAAGAGTTCGCCATCAAGCTGATCTTGCCCAGCCTGGTCGACGACACCGAGTTCGTCGAGATGTTCATCAACGAGGCCAAGATCGCGGTGAGCCTCTACCACGCCAATGTGGTGCAGGTCTTCGACCTGGGTGAGCTCGACAACCAGTACTACATCGCCATGGAGTTTGTGCATGGCAAGGATCTGCTCGATGTGCTGGCGCGCTGCGCCGAGCTCAACATCAAGATCCCGCTCAACCTGGTGCTTTTTATCGCCATGGAGATGCTCAAGGGGCTGGATTTTGCCCACCGCGCCAAAGATCCCTACGGCGACGATCTCAACATCATCCACCGCGATGTCAGCCCCTCCAACATCCTGATCAGCTACGCCGGCGACGTGAAAGTCGGCGACTTCGGGGTGGCCAAGGCCGCCATCCAGCGCAACCTCACCGAGAGCGGCACGCTCAAGGGTAAGGTCGGCTACATGAGCCCCGAGCAGGTGATGGGCGAGGAGATCGACTCGCGCAGCGACATCTTCTCGGCCTGCATCGTGTTTGTGGAGGCGCTGAGCATGAACCGCCTCTTTGTGGGCAGCTCCGACCTCGACGTGATGCTTAAGGTGCGCGACGCCGATGTGGAGGCGAGTCTGGAGAAGATGGGGCCCTTGCCCTCGGATCTGGTGCAGATCATTCGCACCGGTCTGGCGCGCCACCGCGAGGATCGCTACCAGAGCGCCGGGGAGTTCTATCAGGCGCTGATGGACTTTTGTTTTCAGCACAGCATCAAGGTCAGCGGCAACGATCTCTCCAACTTGATGCGCCGGCTCTTTGCCCGGGAGATCGAGGAGGAGAAGAGCCAGCGTCGCAGCGAGCCCGGGGGGCTTGCCGCCCAACGACTTTTTGAAGAGAGCGTGCCTAAAGAGGCGCCGGCTGCGGCGGCCTCCGAGGTGGAGTTTACGCCGGAGCAGAAGTCCGACAAGTCGGAGCTTATGGCGATGGGGGACACCGCCGCGGTGCGCGATCCGCAAAATACCGGGCGTATGCCGGCGCGGGAGCTCGCCGGGCAGGTCGCGCGGAGTAAGGAGCCCGACGCGCCGGCTGAAGAGGAGGGGGACGAGCGGCGTTATCGCTACCGCGACGGCAGCGGGCTTGTGTTCGGGCCGATGGGGCCACAGACGCTGGTCGATCTTTTGCGTGTGCGACGGCCTCGCGCCGACGATCGCGTCGCGGTGGGCGACGGGCCCTGGGTCAAGCTCGATGAAGTCAGTGAGATCGAGGTTCCCACCGGCCGCGCCACCGCGCGGCGCGCGCGCCCGGTGGCGGTGGAAGCCACGCTCGATGCCGCCACCCGCGGCGGTGATACCGACGTGATGCGCGATGTGCGCCGCGCGGTCGGGGCGATGGAAGAGGAGAGCGCCGCAGCCGGTGATACCGACGTGATGCTCGATGAGCGCGACTCGCTGGCCGCCGGCAGCACCGATGTGGCCGATATGAGCCCGCCTTCGGCAGCTGAAGCGGAGCTGGGCGCCCAGTCCTCGCCGGTCTCGCAGTCGCCCCCCTCCATGGGGCTGACGATGACCGAGGGCGCGCTCGGGTCGACCTTCCAGGAACTCAAGAATCTTTATGCGAGCTACGAGGGCGAGCTGGCGGAGGTGTCTTTTGCGCGCATCCTGGGGAGGCTGCACCGGGCCGGGGAGACGGGGCGGCTTTTTGTGACGAACGGGCAGGTGGAGAAGTCGATCTTCATTCGCAGCGGGGAGCCCATTTATGTGGACTCCAACCGCCGCGAAGAGCTGCTCGGGCATTTTTTACGCACGCGCGACCTCATTACCGAGGCGCAGCTGCAGGAAGGCCTTGCGCGCCTCAATGAGTGGGGCGGGCGCCTGGGAGATGCGCTGGTGGCCATCGGCGCGATCCCGGCGCACGCGATCTTCACCCACCTCTCCAGTCAGATGCGCGAGAAGTTGCTGGAGATCTTCACCTGGCCCGAGGGCTACTACGGCTATTACGAGAACCAGGAGCCCGACACCCAGGGCTACTCGCTGGGGCTGGATACCTACGAGATGATCGTGGAGGGCTGCCGTGAGCAGGTGCCGCTGGCGCGCATCAAAGAGCTCTATCGCAACCGCAACTTCGTGAGCATCTACCTCAATGAGCCGGCGCCCTTCAGCGTGGACCGGCTGCGCTTGAGGGCGAACGAGCTGCGCGTGCTCAACCAGCTCAGCGCTGGTGATAACCTGCGCGCGCTCCTGGCGAAGTTCACGCCAGACCAGCATGAGAAGGTCTATCGCACGGTGTATCTGCTGCACCAGGTGGAGATTCTTG
Coding sequences:
- a CDS encoding TetR/AcrR family transcriptional regulator codes for the protein MTKHKSPDERADQILAAARTCFLERGYFATKMDDIARAAKLSKGGVYFHFPSKREIFRALVQAEFDRATAFMDQVVDEEGDLLAQLLRLGDHFVEAFAADATMPRFMLIAAEMSLRDEPIRQMLLELQEAYIDRLTAILERAIADGHLRQIDARATAIALKSLVDGVQAAYAVGYEPDRDRLVEATFALIGNGLAPR
- a CDS encoding protein kinase domain-containing protein: MAESNREWTKFGRYALLQKIGAGGMAEIYRAKTFGAAGFEKEFAIKLILPSLVDDTEFVEMFINEAKIAVSLYHANVVQVFDLGELDNQYYIAMEFVHGKDLLDVLARCAELNIKIPLNLVLFIAMEMLKGLDFAHRAKDPYGDDLNIIHRDVSPSNILISYAGDVKVGDFGVAKAAIQRNLTESGTLKGKVGYMSPEQVMGEEIDSRSDIFSACIVFVEALSMNRLFVGSSDLDVMLKVRDADVEASLEKMGPLPSDLVQIIRTGLARHREDRYQSAGEFYQALMDFCFQHSIKVSGNDLSNLMRRLFAREIEEEKSQRRSEPGGLAAQRLFEESVPKEAPAAAASEVEFTPEQKSDKSELMAMGDTAAVRDPQNTGRMPARELAGQVARSKEPDAPAEEEGDERRYRYRDGSGLVFGPMGPQTLVDLLRVRRPRADDRVAVGDGPWVKLDEVSEIEVPTGRATARRARPVAVEATLDAATRGGDTDVMRDVRRAVGAMEEESAAAGDTDVMLDERDSLAAGSTDVADMSPPSAAEAELGAQSSPVSQSPPSMGLTMTEGALGSTFQELKNLYASYEGELAEVSFARILGRLHRAGETGRLFVTNGQVEKSIFIRSGEPIYVDSNRREELLGHFLRTRDLITEAQLQEGLARLNEWGGRLGDALVAIGAIPAHAIFTHLSSQMREKLLEIFTWPEGYYGYYENQEPDTQGYSLGLDTYEMIVEGCREQVPLARIKELYRNRNFVSIYLNEPAPFSVDRLRLRANELRVLNQLSAGDNLRALLAKFTPDQHEKVYRTVYLLHQVEILVFEVTERVDLPKVD